In Gammaproteobacteria bacterium (ex Lamellibrachia satsuma), a single genomic region encodes these proteins:
- the rimP gene encoding ribosome maturation factor RimP, whose product MRSAPENLTKLVRQEVDLLGYELVGVELTSRGTGGLLLRIYIDHADGINVDDCSRVSHQVSGVLDVEDPIKEHYSLEVSSPGLDRPLFHEADFERFKGQKARLKTRSKIEGRHRFTGELGGVEKNEVLIIDEGTCYHIPLDEIDSARLIPEF is encoded by the coding sequence ATGCGTTCTGCCCCTGAGAATTTGACAAAACTGGTGCGCCAAGAGGTTGACTTGCTTGGTTATGAGCTGGTCGGTGTCGAATTGACCAGCCGGGGTACGGGTGGATTGCTGTTACGGATCTATATTGATCATGCCGATGGCATAAATGTGGATGATTGTTCCCGGGTGAGTCACCAGGTAAGTGGTGTGCTGGACGTGGAAGATCCGATCAAAGAGCATTACAGCCTTGAGGTCTCCTCGCCGGGGCTGGACAGGCCGTTGTTCCATGAGGCTGACTTTGAGCGCTTCAAAGGACAAAAGGCGCGGTTGAAGACGCGCAGCAAGATTGAGGGTAGACACCGTTTCACCGGGGAACTGGGTGGAGTGGAGAAAAACGAGGTTCTCATCATTGATGAGGGAACGTGTTATCACATTCCTCTGGATGAGATTGATTCGGCGCGGTTGATTCCGGAATTCTGA
- a CDS encoding prepilin-type N-terminal cleavage/methylation domain-containing protein, giving the protein MKKPLDQSISPSSSYKRKLHKLGITLIELLIAIAIFALITAITIPMLEGFKEESGYAIAIRDIKLLDHSARVFFLSESRYPQTLEEIENDIELDPWGNPYQYLNIADGGNRIRGRVRKDRNLVPLNTDFDIYSMGPDGESRPPLTARHSWDDIVRASNGSFIGVASDY; this is encoded by the coding sequence ATGAAAAAACCACTGGATCAATCTATATCACCATCAAGCAGCTATAAGAGAAAACTCCATAAACTTGGGATAACGCTGATCGAGCTTCTCATTGCAATTGCAATTTTTGCACTTATCACGGCTATCACCATACCCATGCTGGAGGGATTCAAGGAAGAGTCTGGATACGCCATAGCGATAAGAGATATAAAACTCCTCGACCATAGTGCACGAGTTTTCTTCCTATCAGAGAGCAGATACCCACAAACTCTGGAAGAGATAGAAAACGACATTGAGTTGGATCCGTGGGGAAACCCCTACCAATATCTCAACATTGCCGACGGTGGAAACAGAATCAGGGGAAGAGTACGCAAAGACAGGAATCTTGTACCACTGAACACTGACTTTGATATCTATAGCATGGGGCCAGACGGAGAAAGCCGCCCTCCTCTAACTGCGCGCCACAGTTGGGATGACATTGTAAGGGCAAGTAATGGAAGCTTCATTGGAGTAGCATCCGATTATTAA
- the nuoL gene encoding NADH-quinone oxidoreductase subunit L, giving the protein MEKLYLVIVLAPLLGAIVAGFFGSRIGRKGAHWVTSGGVGLSALLSLFVLKRFMFDGEQVFNGSIYTWMVSDGLTMEVGFLVDQLTAVMISVVTFVSFCVHIYTIGYMAHDEENWPSNSLAGVNSYQRFFSYISLFTFSMLMLVMANNFMQLFFGWEAVGLVSYLLIGFWSVRPTAVFANLKAFLVNRVGDFGFILGIAAVAMYFGSIDYAEVFAKAPALADTQITIWGDSSWSLMTVICILLFIGAMGKSAQVPLHVWLPDSMEGPTPISALIHAATMVTAGIFMVARMSPLYEFSETALSFVLIIGATTALFTGLIGIVQNDIKRVVAYSTLSQLGYMMVALGASAYAAGIFHLMTHAFFKALLFLAAGSVIIGMHHNQDIRKMGGIRKYMPITYWTSLIGSLALIGFPGFSGFFSKDAIIEAVHHSDIVGSSYAYVLVVAGVFVTALYSFRMFFLVFHGEGPRDEHAKAHIHETPKVVTIPLILLAIPSIFLGYLTIGPMLFGDWFDGVLFVLPEHAALAQMGEHFHGAAGFILHGMMGLPFYLAMGGLAVAWYIYMKNPSVADRIKSMASPVYSMLDKKYWFDEAYQLLFAGGSRGLGKILWMVGDRGLIDGLAVNGSARTVGWLAGIVRHVQTGYLYHYAIAMILGLLLMLTWFVVA; this is encoded by the coding sequence ATGGAAAAACTCTACCTCGTCATAGTGTTGGCTCCGCTCTTGGGCGCTATTGTTGCCGGCTTCTTCGGCAGCCGCATAGGCCGTAAGGGGGCGCACTGGGTGACCAGCGGCGGTGTCGGTCTCTCTGCACTGCTCTCGCTGTTTGTGCTCAAGCGCTTTATGTTCGACGGTGAGCAGGTCTTTAATGGTTCCATCTACACCTGGATGGTGAGCGACGGCCTGACCATGGAAGTCGGATTTCTGGTTGACCAGCTGACGGCAGTGATGATCAGCGTGGTGACTTTCGTCTCCTTCTGCGTGCACATCTATACCATTGGATACATGGCGCACGATGAAGAGAACTGGCCGAGTAACAGTCTGGCCGGCGTCAACAGCTACCAGCGTTTCTTCAGTTATATCTCCCTGTTTACCTTCTCCATGTTGATGCTGGTGATGGCCAACAACTTCATGCAGCTCTTCTTCGGTTGGGAGGCGGTGGGGCTGGTCTCCTACCTGCTGATCGGCTTCTGGTCGGTTCGTCCCACAGCGGTGTTCGCCAACCTCAAGGCCTTTCTGGTCAACCGGGTGGGTGATTTCGGTTTCATCCTGGGTATTGCGGCTGTAGCGATGTATTTCGGCAGCATCGATTACGCCGAGGTTTTCGCCAAGGCCCCCGCGTTGGCTGATACTCAGATCACCATCTGGGGGGATAGCAGCTGGTCGTTGATGACGGTCATCTGCATCCTGCTGTTCATCGGCGCGATGGGTAAATCGGCGCAGGTGCCGCTGCATGTCTGGCTGCCCGACTCGATGGAAGGTCCGACGCCGATCTCTGCGCTCATCCATGCCGCAACCATGGTCACCGCCGGTATCTTCATGGTGGCGAGAATGTCGCCGCTCTACGAATTCTCCGAGACTGCATTGAGTTTTGTACTGATAATCGGTGCGACTACCGCGTTATTTACCGGCCTTATCGGTATCGTGCAGAACGACATCAAACGCGTCGTAGCCTACTCCACGCTCTCCCAGCTCGGCTACATGATGGTTGCATTGGGTGCTTCTGCCTACGCAGCAGGCATCTTCCATCTGATGACCCATGCCTTTTTTAAGGCGCTGCTCTTCCTGGCAGCGGGTTCCGTCATCATCGGTATGCACCATAATCAGGATATTCGCAAAATGGGCGGTATCAGGAAGTATATGCCCATCACCTACTGGACCTCCCTGATCGGTTCACTGGCCCTGATCGGCTTTCCGGGTTTCTCCGGCTTCTTCTCCAAGGATGCGATCATCGAGGCAGTGCACCACTCCGATATTGTTGGCTCCAGCTACGCCTATGTGCTGGTTGTCGCGGGTGTTTTTGTTACCGCTCTCTACAGTTTTCGAATGTTCTTCCTGGTTTTTCATGGCGAAGGTCCACGTGATGAACATGCCAAGGCGCATATTCACGAAACACCCAAGGTAGTTACCATCCCGCTGATTCTGTTGGCGATACCCTCGATCTTTTTGGGTTACCTGACCATCGGGCCCATGCTCTTCGGTGACTGGTTCGACGGTGTGCTCTTCGTGCTGCCTGAACATGCTGCACTGGCACAAATGGGCGAACATTTTCATGGTGCGGCAGGTTTTATCCTACACGGCATGATGGGGCTGCCGTTCTATCTGGCTATGGGTGGTCTCGCCGTGGCCTGGTATATCTACATGAAAAATCCATCGGTTGCCGACAGGATCAAGTCGATGGCAAGCCCTGTCTACAGCATGCTTGACAAGAAATACTGGTTCGACGAAGCCTATCAACTGCTGTTTGCCGGCGGGAGCCGTGGGCTGGGCAAAATACTCTGGATGGTGGGCGACCGTGGCCTGATCGATGGGCTGGCTGTGAACGGCTCTGCACGTACTGTCGGTTGGCTGGCGGGTATTGTTCGCCATGTGCAGACCGGTTACCTCTATCACTACGCCATTGCGATGATTCTGGGTCTGCTCTTGATGCTGACCTGGTTTGTGGTTGCCTAA
- the nuoN gene encoding NADH-quinone oxidoreductase subunit NuoN — translation MHFDSSILIPVLPEIFVLTLACIVLVVDLFLKDEQRIITYGITQIGLIFAAVVTLAVVQPDAQVVFDGSYVRDAMSDVLKVAIYLVSFVAFLYAKDYLKDRGLFKGEFYTLGLFAVLGMSIMVSANSFLVIYLGLELLALSLYALVAFNRDSKQGAEAAMKYFILGALASGMLLYGISMIYGATGTIRFDELSTALASPDLNNMVLVFGLVFVVVGLAFKFGAVPFHMWVPDVYHGAPTAVTLFLGSAPKIAAFALAVRLLKDGLGELQMPGGWEGWQGMLIILAILSMGVGNLIAIAQANIKRMLAYSTISHVGFILLGILAGTQEGYTAAMFYTLVYAIMSLGGFGMVIAMSRKGFEAESLDDYKGLSHRSPWFAAMMLLLMFSMAGVPPTVGFFAKLFVLDAVVSVDLTWVALVGVFFSIIGAFYYIRIIKLMYFDKPLDESPLTAGMDTRIVLSLNGLSVLALGMFPAGLLSICTAAFAG, via the coding sequence ATGCATTTTGACTCGTCAATATTGATCCCGGTTCTGCCGGAGATTTTCGTCCTTACCCTGGCGTGTATCGTGCTGGTGGTCGATCTTTTTTTGAAAGATGAACAGCGCATTATTACTTACGGGATTACTCAGATCGGCCTGATTTTTGCCGCTGTGGTCACCCTGGCAGTGGTACAGCCGGACGCGCAGGTGGTGTTTGACGGCAGCTACGTACGCGATGCCATGAGCGATGTGTTGAAGGTTGCGATCTACCTGGTCAGCTTCGTCGCCTTTCTCTATGCCAAGGATTATCTGAAGGACAGGGGACTGTTCAAAGGAGAGTTCTACACCCTTGGGCTGTTTGCCGTGCTTGGCATGAGCATCATGGTCTCCGCCAATAGTTTTCTGGTGATCTATCTGGGGCTGGAACTGCTGGCGCTCTCTCTCTATGCCCTGGTTGCCTTCAACCGGGATTCGAAGCAGGGCGCGGAAGCCGCCATGAAGTATTTCATCCTGGGTGCCCTTGCCTCCGGCATGCTGCTCTATGGCATCTCAATGATCTACGGCGCTACCGGAACCATTCGTTTCGATGAATTGAGTACTGCGCTTGCCAGTCCCGATCTGAACAATATGGTCCTGGTGTTCGGTCTTGTTTTTGTGGTTGTTGGCTTGGCGTTCAAGTTTGGCGCGGTCCCCTTCCATATGTGGGTGCCGGATGTCTACCATGGTGCACCCACCGCTGTTACCCTGTTTCTCGGCAGTGCACCAAAAATTGCAGCGTTTGCACTGGCAGTTCGCCTCCTGAAAGATGGATTGGGCGAGCTGCAGATGCCAGGCGGCTGGGAAGGTTGGCAGGGTATGTTGATTATCCTGGCAATACTCTCCATGGGTGTGGGCAATCTGATCGCGATTGCGCAGGCCAATATCAAGCGCATGCTCGCATATTCCACTATATCTCATGTGGGCTTTATTCTGCTGGGCATACTCGCGGGTACCCAGGAAGGCTATACCGCAGCAATGTTCTATACCCTGGTGTATGCAATCATGTCACTGGGCGGATTTGGCATGGTCATCGCCATGAGCCGTAAGGGTTTTGAGGCAGAGAGTCTCGACGACTATAAAGGACTGAGTCATCGTAGTCCTTGGTTTGCCGCCATGATGTTGCTTTTGATGTTCTCCATGGCGGGTGTGCCGCCGACTGTGGGCTTCTTTGCAAAACTGTTTGTACTCGATGCCGTCGTTAGCGTCGATTTGACCTGGGTGGCCCTGGTAGGCGTTTTCTTCTCCATAATCGGCGCCTTCTACTACATACGCATAATTAAGCTGATGTATTTTGATAAACCGCTTGATGAAAGTCCTTTGACTGCAGGCATGGACACACGGATTGTTTTATCTCTGAATGGCCTTTCCGTGCTGGCGTTGGGCATGTTTCCTGCCGGGTTGTTGTCTATCTGCACTGCGGCTTTTGCTGGCTGA
- a CDS encoding EAL domain-containing protein: MELKRHYFQSRVARRFFLSFMLSALLPLALFFLLSSFYVVDLLDSIDSKRIEETSKGTGMAITRHLRLLEEELKLFSNSLLEKIDNVHNGNLIPVTDELTTTVGAIFSTNLVPSKYYRYGTTDIELPRLTVEQQHSLAKGRSTIRFGHPEEQRPYFFILRAIDPERLNLGLIWAIIDIEIIRTIGEEQAVGPVFCVADESLNPLFCSSQEQLPLISSLSNDLSIDNRSTVSRNYIDEEFLIGYWKLFLPSLFESDPWIVVVGYPRDYWREGVVGFLYLVIPVVILAGLLVAISTMRQVRSRLAPLDILRDATGKISTGAFDRRVQLSSGDEFEELANDFNHMAEKLGAQFNNLNALIELDKAILSSLDINLIIETVVHRLNDIAHFSSPGFLLIERFRKNKGTLFHLHGKESLIEETSINLNEEFIEKINKPTNPMNWFEENPNFLFSPCPPDTANNHACIVPVLTQQRLTGFFIFFNAPCSNASQEASERLLEYANHVAIAIGNAQWEEDLYHQAHYDPLTGLPNRALLYDRLDQATRLARRNNNHVAVCFLDIDLFKNVNDSFGHNIGDLYLIELGKRLSSSIRQTDTIVRFAGDEFVILMPEIPPHKTVPSVLSVVEKIQNALKEDFVTSSFSITPSLSIGIAIFPKDAEDTDSLLKCADTAMYHAKENKRGEYQFYSHEMNRVMIERLIIGQELQIAIRDDQFYLTFQPQVDALNGKITGAEALIRWRHPEKGIISPEEFIPIAEDSGLINDIGDWIINRACIVTKQMIDENKSQPFRMSINISAKQFEQGDALIQKLNNAIKQSGLDHKHIEIEVTEGILMKDLKKTIEILNNIRKTGVTVAVDDFGTGYSSLNYLRKLPIDVLKIDKSFTQEMQTHSTSAAIVSMIIQIAHLLKLRVIAEGVETNHQRNALLEEGCTHHQGYYYGKPMNLANLRKLLIQDPDTSPN, translated from the coding sequence ATGGAATTAAAACGACACTATTTCCAAAGCCGGGTTGCGAGAAGATTCTTTCTCTCATTCATGCTTTCAGCACTACTTCCTCTGGCATTATTTTTTCTGCTCTCTTCATTTTATGTTGTCGATCTACTCGACTCCATAGACTCAAAAAGAATCGAGGAAACATCCAAAGGAACAGGTATGGCAATAACACGCCATCTACGCCTGCTCGAGGAAGAACTCAAACTTTTTTCAAACTCCCTCCTGGAAAAAATAGATAACGTCCATAACGGAAATTTAATTCCGGTAACCGATGAACTGACCACAACTGTTGGAGCAATTTTCTCTACGAATCTTGTACCAAGCAAGTACTACAGATATGGGACCACTGATATAGAACTTCCCCGCCTCACGGTGGAGCAACAGCATTCTCTTGCCAAGGGGCGCTCCACGATACGCTTTGGGCACCCTGAGGAACAAAGACCCTATTTTTTTATTCTGAGAGCAATAGATCCTGAACGACTGAATTTGGGCCTGATCTGGGCAATTATTGACATTGAAATAATTAGAACCATTGGAGAGGAACAAGCAGTGGGGCCGGTTTTCTGTGTTGCGGATGAATCACTTAATCCACTATTTTGTTCTTCACAAGAACAGCTGCCCCTGATCTCATCCCTCTCAAATGACTTAAGCATCGACAACCGGAGCACTGTGTCCAGAAACTATATCGATGAGGAATTTCTTATTGGATACTGGAAGTTATTCCTTCCCTCTCTTTTTGAATCAGACCCATGGATTGTAGTGGTTGGATACCCCAGAGATTACTGGCGAGAGGGAGTCGTCGGATTTCTGTATTTGGTTATTCCTGTTGTGATTTTAGCCGGCTTGTTGGTAGCAATATCGACAATGAGGCAAGTCCGCAGCAGGCTCGCCCCTTTGGACATCTTACGTGATGCAACCGGGAAAATTTCCACCGGTGCTTTTGACCGTCGAGTACAGTTAAGCAGCGGCGACGAATTTGAGGAACTTGCAAACGACTTCAACCACATGGCCGAAAAACTGGGTGCGCAATTCAATAATCTTAACGCGTTGATCGAACTAGACAAAGCAATACTGTCGTCCCTTGATATCAACCTGATAATTGAGACAGTAGTACACCGACTTAATGATATTGCCCACTTCTCCAGCCCAGGATTCCTGCTGATCGAACGTTTCAGGAAAAACAAAGGTACGCTCTTCCATCTTCACGGCAAGGAGAGTCTGATAGAAGAGACTTCCATCAACCTCAATGAGGAATTTATTGAGAAAATCAATAAACCAACGAACCCAATGAACTGGTTCGAGGAAAATCCCAACTTCCTTTTCTCACCCTGCCCACCTGACACCGCCAATAATCATGCCTGCATTGTTCCGGTTCTCACTCAACAACGGTTAACCGGCTTCTTTATCTTTTTCAATGCACCCTGCTCAAACGCATCCCAGGAAGCCTCTGAAAGACTGCTTGAATATGCGAACCATGTCGCAATTGCCATCGGCAACGCCCAATGGGAAGAGGATCTATACCATCAGGCGCACTACGATCCGCTCACTGGATTACCCAACCGGGCTCTTCTATATGACCGGCTGGACCAGGCAACTCGATTAGCGCGACGTAACAACAACCATGTCGCAGTCTGCTTCCTGGATATCGACCTGTTTAAGAATGTTAATGACTCCTTTGGGCACAATATCGGGGACCTTTATCTGATTGAACTGGGGAAGAGGCTTTCTTCATCTATTCGTCAGACTGATACGATTGTGCGATTTGCGGGTGACGAGTTTGTGATACTCATGCCTGAAATCCCACCACACAAGACAGTCCCTTCAGTATTATCCGTGGTTGAAAAAATCCAAAACGCTCTAAAAGAGGATTTTGTAACAAGTAGTTTTTCCATCACTCCAAGCCTTAGCATTGGAATCGCTATCTTCCCAAAAGATGCAGAAGATACCGACTCCTTACTTAAATGTGCCGATACCGCCATGTATCACGCAAAAGAAAATAAACGCGGCGAATACCAATTCTACTCTCATGAAATGAACCGCGTGATGATCGAAAGACTGATAATTGGACAAGAACTGCAAATAGCGATCAGAGATGATCAATTTTATCTGACATTTCAGCCTCAAGTAGATGCCCTAAATGGAAAAATTACCGGCGCTGAAGCTTTGATTCGCTGGAGACATCCAGAAAAAGGGATAATTTCGCCTGAGGAATTTATACCTATTGCTGAAGACAGCGGCCTTATCAATGATATTGGTGACTGGATAATAAACAGGGCATGTATCGTTACAAAACAGATGATCGATGAAAACAAGAGCCAACCTTTCCGGATGAGCATCAATATTTCAGCAAAGCAATTCGAACAAGGAGATGCACTCATACAAAAATTAAACAATGCTATTAAACAATCAGGACTGGATCATAAGCACATCGAAATCGAAGTCACTGAAGGCATCCTGATGAAGGATTTAAAGAAAACAATCGAAATATTAAATAACATCAGAAAAACCGGCGTAACTGTCGCTGTTGATGATTTCGGAACAGGTTACTCTTCATTAAATTATTTAAGGAAATTACCCATAGATGTTCTGAAAATCGATAAGAGTTTTACTCAGGAGATGCAGACTCACAGCACATCAGCCGCAATTGTTTCGATGATCATACAGATAGCGCATTTACTGAAACTACGCGTCATCGCAGAAGGCGTTGAAACCAATCATCAGCGCAATGCACTTTTGGAGGAAGGCTGCACGCATCATCAAGGTTACTATTATGGAAAACCCATGAATCTCGCTAATCTCAGAAAATTATTGATTCAAGACCCTGACACTTCACCGAATTAA
- a CDS encoding NADH-quinone oxidoreductase subunit M, producing MIADWPILSLTIWLPIIGGIMVLASGDREPNATRWTALIVAALTFASSLPLWFGFDSGTAAMQFVERASWISQFKIEYYLGVDGISMPLIILTTFITPLVIIAGWEVIKYRPSQYMAAFLIMEGVMVGVFSALDAMLFYVFWEAMLIPMFIIIGVWGGPNRVYATIKFFLYTFFGSVFMLVALIYMFFQSGSFDILGFHELKLTLTEQILIFIAFLMAFAVKVPMWPVHTWLPDAHVEAPTGGSVILAAIMLKIGGYGFLRFSLPITPDASHSLDWLIISMSLIAVVYIGFVALAQQDMKKLIAYSSIAHMGFVTLGFFIVFIIMGESGSGTGSGALLGVEGGMVQMVSHGFISAAMFLCVGVLYDRMHSRQIDDYGGVVHTMPVFAAFMVFFAMANAGLPGTSGFVGEFMVILASFRADFWYAFLAATTLIIGAAYTLWMIKRVLFGDVSNDNVAALEDMNSRELIVLGTLAAAVMVLGLWPAPLVEVMDASIANLLQHVSISKL from the coding sequence ATGATTGCCGATTGGCCCATCCTCAGCCTGACTATTTGGCTTCCGATTATCGGCGGGATAATGGTGCTCGCCAGTGGTGACAGGGAGCCCAATGCGACCCGCTGGACAGCGCTCATTGTTGCTGCCCTTACCTTTGCTTCGAGCCTGCCGCTTTGGTTTGGCTTTGACAGCGGCACTGCGGCGATGCAGTTTGTCGAACGGGCCTCCTGGATCTCCCAGTTCAAGATCGAGTACTACCTGGGTGTTGACGGCATCTCCATGCCGCTGATTATTTTGACCACCTTTATCACGCCGTTGGTAATCATCGCCGGCTGGGAAGTGATCAAATACAGACCCTCTCAATACATGGCGGCCTTTCTCATTATGGAAGGTGTCATGGTTGGCGTATTTTCAGCCCTGGATGCCATGCTCTTCTATGTCTTCTGGGAGGCGATGCTGATCCCGATGTTCATTATCATCGGCGTTTGGGGTGGTCCCAACCGGGTCTATGCGACCATCAAGTTCTTCCTCTATACTTTCTTCGGATCGGTCTTCATGCTGGTCGCGCTGATCTACATGTTCTTCCAGTCCGGGAGTTTCGATATCCTCGGGTTCCATGAGCTGAAGTTAACCCTGACGGAACAGATCCTGATCTTTATCGCTTTCCTGATGGCGTTTGCGGTAAAGGTTCCCATGTGGCCGGTGCATACCTGGTTGCCGGACGCCCACGTTGAAGCGCCTACCGGCGGTTCTGTCATCCTGGCTGCGATCATGCTGAAGATCGGCGGTTACGGTTTTCTTCGCTTCAGTTTGCCGATTACGCCGGATGCAAGTCACAGTCTCGACTGGCTGATCATCAGCATGTCTTTGATCGCAGTCGTCTACATCGGCTTTGTGGCGTTGGCTCAGCAGGATATGAAAAAGCTGATAGCCTATTCATCGATTGCACACATGGGTTTTGTCACCCTCGGTTTTTTCATCGTCTTCATCATCATGGGTGAGTCAGGATCAGGGACGGGAAGTGGCGCCCTGCTGGGCGTGGAAGGCGGTATGGTGCAGATGGTCTCTCACGGCTTTATCTCTGCCGCCATGTTCCTTTGCGTCGGTGTGCTCTATGACCGGATGCACAGTCGCCAGATCGACGACTATGGTGGCGTGGTGCACACCATGCCGGTATTTGCAGCATTCATGGTCTTTTTTGCCATGGCCAATGCGGGTCTGCCCGGCACATCCGGCTTCGTCGGGGAATTTATGGTGATCCTGGCCAGTTTTCGCGCCGATTTCTGGTATGCGTTCCTGGCGGCAACGACACTGATTATTGGTGCGGCCTATACTCTCTGGATGATCAAGCGGGTGCTGTTTGGTGATGTGTCGAATGACAATGTTGCAGCGCTGGAAGATATGAATTCTCGGGAACTCATCGTGCTGGGGACGCTTGCAGCGGCCGTCATGGTCCTTGGTCTCTGGCCCGCACCCTTGGTTGAGGTGATGGATGCCAGTATTGCCAATCTGCTGCAGCATGTTTCCATCTCGAAGCTCTGA
- a CDS encoding NADH-quinone oxidoreductase subunit J: MTFEKFIFYVLAFVLIASASMVITRRNPVHSALFLILAFVASSGIWLLAEAEFLAITLVLVYVGAVMVLFLFVLMMLDIDVATLRAGFMKVLPLGVLMMLAMVAELVFVVGPQNFGLEKFAAPARHAADYSNTAELGSVLYTVYMFPFEIAAVILLVAIIAAIGLTMRKRPETKYQNPTEQVAVKRADRVRMVKMEAEKG, encoded by the coding sequence ATGACTTTCGAAAAGTTTATCTTTTATGTGTTGGCATTCGTGTTGATTGCCTCCGCAAGCATGGTGATTACACGGCGTAATCCCGTGCACTCTGCGCTGTTTCTCATCCTGGCTTTTGTCGCCAGCAGCGGAATCTGGCTACTGGCGGAAGCGGAATTCCTGGCCATAACACTGGTACTGGTCTATGTCGGTGCGGTGATGGTGCTGTTTCTCTTCGTGCTGATGATGCTCGATATCGACGTGGCAACACTGCGGGCCGGTTTTATGAAGGTGCTGCCGCTGGGTGTGTTGATGATGCTCGCAATGGTGGCGGAACTGGTGTTTGTGGTTGGACCCCAGAACTTCGGGTTGGAAAAGTTTGCTGCACCGGCCAGACATGCTGCTGATTACAGCAATACTGCAGAGTTGGGCAGTGTGCTCTACACCGTCTATATGTTTCCCTTCGAGATCGCTGCGGTGATCCTGTTGGTTGCGATTATCGCTGCTATTGGTTTGACCATGCGCAAACGCCCGGAAACAAAATATCAGAATCCCACTGAACAGGTGGCGGTCAAACGTGCTGATCGGGTACGCATGGTCAAAATGGAAGCGGAAAAGGGTTAG
- the nuoI gene encoding NADH-quinone oxidoreductase subunit NuoI: MNALTNYFKSLFLLELFRGLSVTGRYLFKRKFTVMYPEEKAPVSPRFRGLHAQRRYPNGEERCIACKLCEATCPALAITIEAEPRDDGSRRTTRYDIDLFKCIFCGYCQESCPVDAIVETRLYEYHFENREDSLMTKAKLLAMGDKYESQIAADLDAQAKHR; this comes from the coding sequence ATGAACGCCCTGACCAACTATTTCAAGAGCCTGTTCCTGTTGGAGTTGTTCCGCGGGCTTAGCGTGACTGGCAGATACCTGTTCAAGCGCAAGTTCACGGTTATGTACCCGGAAGAGAAGGCGCCGGTATCGCCACGCTTCCGCGGTCTGCATGCGCAACGCCGCTATCCGAATGGGGAAGAGCGTTGCATCGCCTGTAAACTGTGCGAAGCAACCTGCCCGGCGCTGGCAATCACTATTGAGGCAGAGCCTCGTGACGACGGCTCCCGTCGGACTACGCGCTATGATATCGATCTTTTCAAGTGTATCTTCTGCGGCTACTGCCAGGAGTCCTGTCCCGTGGATGCAATTGTCGAGACACGACTCTACGAGTACCACTTCGAAAATCGTGAAGACAGCCTGATGACCAAGGCAAAACTGCTGGCGATGGGGGATAAATACGAATCCCAGATTGCCGCTGACCTTGATGCACAGGCGAAGCATCGCTGA
- the nuoK gene encoding NADH-quinone oxidoreductase subunit NuoK, which translates to MIALSDYLILGAILFSLSIAGIFINRKNLIVLMMCVELMLLAVNMNFIAFSHFLGDTTGQVFVFFIMTVAAAEAAIGLAILVVLFRSRRSINVEDLGSLKG; encoded by the coding sequence ATGATTGCACTTTCAGATTACCTCATACTTGGCGCGATCCTGTTTTCGTTGAGCATCGCCGGCATCTTTATCAACCGTAAAAACCTCATCGTACTTATGATGTGCGTTGAGTTGATGTTGCTTGCGGTCAATATGAATTTTATTGCCTTTTCACATTTTCTCGGGGATACGACTGGGCAGGTCTTTGTCTTTTTTATCATGACGGTTGCGGCGGCAGAAGCGGCAATCGGTCTGGCGATTCTGGTGGTGCTGTTCCGCAGCCGCCGCTCGATCAATGTTGAAGATCTGGGTAGCCTGAAGGGTTAA